The segment AAGGCCGAGGCCTTGGTGCGCTGGAACCATCCTACCCGCGGCTTTGTCCTGCCAAACGAGTTCATTCCGGTGGCAGAAGAGGGCGGGCTGATTGTGGAGATTGGTGAGTGGGCCATTGAGCAATCTTTGCTTCAGGTGAAAAAGTGGGAGTCGCAAGGGGTGAGGGACTGCCTCATCATCAGTGTGAACATTTCGCCCATTCAGTTTATTCAACCCGATTTCATCGATAAGCTGCGGAAGATCTGCAAGCGTCTCAAGGTGAAGGACCTAAGCTGCCTGCAATTTGAGATTACAGAGGGGACGCTCATGAACAACTTGTTCGTGGCTAGTGAGCAGTTGTATGCCTTGAAGGAACTGGGTGCCAATATTAGCATCGATGACTTTGGGACAGGCTACTCCTCACTGAGCTACCTTAAGGAGCTTCCCATTGATCAGCTTAAGATTGACCAGAGTTTCATCCGCCACTGCCTTACTGACGAGCGGGACCGCGCAATTGTGGCCACCATTATTTCCCTGGCACGCTCCCTTCACCTCAATGTGTGCGCGGAGGGGATTGAACATAGCGAGCAGCTAGGCTTGCTCCGCGGCCTTTCCTGCGACGCAGGCCAGGGCTACTTGTTCAGCAAGCCGTTGGCCCCAGACGAGTTTGCCCGCCACTGGAAGAAGGGCAAAGCCACGAAGGTATTAAAATAAGACCCCGGGCGGGGTCTTATTTTGTTATACCAAGGTAAGGATGGCTGCTACGGTGAGGCCGATGCCAAGTGCCACCGTGAAGAGACCCTTTACGCAGTAGTAGTCCGGATCAACGTTGTTGTCCGCCATAACGCCTCCTCAATTTACGTGGATAGGGTGCTCCCTTCTCCGGGGCACCGTTTTCATAGCTAACTTGTAGCAAGAAAAGGCCAAAATGGCAATAAGAAAAGGC is part of the Verrucomicrobiia bacterium genome and harbors:
- a CDS encoding EAL domain-containing protein: KAEALVRWNHPTRGFVLPNEFIPVAEEGGLIVEIGEWAIEQSLLQVKKWESQGVRDCLIISVNISPIQFIQPDFIDKLRKICKRLKVKDLSCLQFEITEGTLMNNLFVASEQLYALKELGANISIDDFGTGYSSLSYLKELPIDQLKIDQSFIRHCLTDERDRAIVATIISLARSLHLNVCAEGIEHSEQLGLLRGLSCDAGQGYLFSKPLAPDEFARHWKKGKATKVLK